The sequence CGCCGCCCCCGCACAGACCATCAAGAACTTTTTGGCCAAGCGCGTCGACAAGAATTTACCCAAGTCCACCTATCCTTGCGGCCTCGTAGCTAGCAACATGTGGGATTGGATGGACAAGACCATCTGCAAGAGTCTGGCAGAAGGTTTCCAGAATTTTGACCGCAAGATTCCGGGCTTTATCGAAGAAGGCCTCATCGTGGCTCCCGAAACCCGCACCAGTTCACCGCTCCGCATTACCCGTAATAACGAGACTATGGAAAGCGTGAACACCAAGGGTCTTTTCGTCCTTGGGGAAGGTGCCGGATACACTGGCGGCATCGTCACCAGCGCCGCCGACGGCATCCGCCTAGCCCACTACGCAAAAAGAAGTAAACAGTAGACAGTGGTTAGTAGACAGTAGAAAGGAATTCACCATCCACTAATCACCAATCACTAACCATTAATCACTAACCACTAAAACATGATAACTCGTCAGATTGACCGCAACTTCGCAAATATGCGCCTCGACCGATTCCTCCGTAAGGCATTCCCCGAAGAATCCTTGTCCGTTTTCTTTGCAGTAATCCGCAAGAAGAAAGTCCGCGTCAACGGTGTCGTTGCCAAGGCCAACCTGATGCTTCAGGAAGGCGACCTGGTAAACATCTACGAAAATTTCAAGAGTGTTGCCGAAGACGAAAAGGATATGAGCCGCGCACAGTCTGCCCAGATGAAGGCCGACATTGAAGCCGCTTACCAAGCATCTCAAGAATCCGGGGCTTCAAGCCTCGAACCTGGAGCCTCGAGCCTCGAGCCTCAAAACATTATTTCCTTCCCCGGTACGGCACCCGCCCGCGACAAGTCCGCAGTCACAGGTTTCGCCAAAAAGAAGTCCACTTGGGGCAAGACCATGTCTGGCGCAGAAAAGCAGTCCAACTGGGGCGCCAAGGAATTGGATATCGTTATCCAGACCGAAGACTACCTTGTGGTGAACAAGCCCTCCGGTTTGGCAAGCCAGCCCGGCTCCGGATGCAAGCCCGGCGAAAGCCTGGTGGAATACCTGTGGGAATGGGGCCGCCAGGAACAGCTAGACTTTAAACCCACCATCGCCCACCGCTTGGACCAGGAAACTTCCGGCATGCTGCTGGTGGCACTCCACGGCGACACCCTCCGTGACCTTACCCGCATGATCCGCGAACACGAGGTAGACAAGTACTACTACGCCCTGGTCAAGGGCAACCTGGACAAGGACCGCGGCACCATCAACGAAAAGCTTACCCGCACCGATGCCGCCAAGGGCAGCAAGATGAAGGTTGGCGTCGAAGACAAGGATGCAAAGGAAGCCATTACCCATTACCGCGTGAAGCAGCATTACATCGGTTATGACTTGGTAAAGATCAAGTTGGAAACCGGCCGTATGCACCAGATCCGCGCACATTTCGCAAGCATCGGCCATCCCCTGCTGGGCGACTCCCGCTATGGCGATTTCGCCTTGAACCGCGAAGTCAAAAAGGAGCTGGGGCTGCACCGCCTTTTCCTTCACAGCTGTCGCTTGGAATTTGACTGGAAAGGCGAAAAGAAAGTTCTAGATTGCCCCCTGCCCAAGGAACTGCAGGCTGTCATCGACCAGCTAAAACGCAAGCCCTACGAGCGCCAGGAAAACAACTTCCAGCGCAGCCGTCGCCGATAATATTTCAACTTCAACTCTATTACATATAACGTATTTATGTCTACTGGTCTTCTTCTTGTTCAATTAGGATCCCCTGCAAGCCTCGATATCAACGATATTGAAACCTACCTCCACCGATACCTCGGGGATTGGCATACCATGGGCAAGAAAAGTTTTTTCTGGCAATTGCTTTTAAAGCACATCATCCTTCCGAAAGCCAAGTACACCAGCTACGGCAAGTACTCCAGGATGTTTGCCCGTAACAATTTTACCGAAATGCCCTTGGTCACTTACTCCAGGGAATTTCTTGCAGCCGTCCGCAAAGAATTTGCCAATTCTGAAGCTGTAAAACAGAATAGGATTGCTAACTACAGTTCTATCAGCCTTGCTTATCAGTTCGGATGCAAGCCCTCCATCGAAGATACTCTCAAGCAATTCGAGGAAGAAGGCATAGACACAGTTCACGTTCTCCCCCTGTATCCTCAAAGGGCCGGCGTCACCACCCAATCCGCCATTGACAGCGTCTTGGAATGCGCCAAGAAAATCCAGTTCAAGGGAAACATTCTTGTTGCAAACGGATTTTGCCAAAATCCGGCCTGGGTCCGAGAAGTAGCAAAAACCATCAGCGAGCAAATTGAACCTGAAGACACCTTGGTTATTTCCTGCCATTCCATCCAAAGTTGGCGAGTGAAAAAAGCTGGAGACCCGTACCAGATGGACTGCGAACAAAGTGTACGAGACATTAGTGCAAAGCTTCGCGAACTTGTTGGAGACAAGTTCCAGGGTGAAGCCCTTGCAGTTTACCAGAGCAGATACCGCAGCGGAAAGGTTCCCTCCAGAAAGTGGCTGGGGCCCTCCCTGGTAGAAACGGTCCAGCACCTGGGCGCCCAGAAAAAGCCCATCATCGTTGTCACTCCGGTCTTTACCGCAGACAACCTGGAAACCATTTCCGAGGTCGATGACGA comes from Fibrobacter sp. and encodes:
- a CDS encoding RluA family pseudouridine synthase — translated: MITRQIDRNFANMRLDRFLRKAFPEESLSVFFAVIRKKKVRVNGVVAKANLMLQEGDLVNIYENFKSVAEDEKDMSRAQSAQMKADIEAAYQASQESGASSLEPGASSLEPQNIISFPGTAPARDKSAVTGFAKKKSTWGKTMSGAEKQSNWGAKELDIVIQTEDYLVVNKPSGLASQPGSGCKPGESLVEYLWEWGRQEQLDFKPTIAHRLDQETSGMLLVALHGDTLRDLTRMIREHEVDKYYYALVKGNLDKDRGTINEKLTRTDAAKGSKMKVGVEDKDAKEAITHYRVKQHYIGYDLVKIKLETGRMHQIRAHFASIGHPLLGDSRYGDFALNREVKKELGLHRLFLHSCRLEFDWKGEKKVLDCPLPKELQAVIDQLKRKPYERQENNFQRSRRR
- the hemH gene encoding ferrochelatase; the protein is MSTGLLLVQLGSPASLDINDIETYLHRYLGDWHTMGKKSFFWQLLLKHIILPKAKYTSYGKYSRMFARNNFTEMPLVTYSREFLAAVRKEFANSEAVKQNRIANYSSISLAYQFGCKPSIEDTLKQFEEEGIDTVHVLPLYPQRAGVTTQSAIDSVLECAKKIQFKGNILVANGFCQNPAWVREVAKTISEQIEPEDTLVISCHSIQSWRVKKAGDPYQMDCEQSVRDISAKLRELVGDKFQGEALAVYQSRYRSGKVPSRKWLGPSLVETVQHLGAQKKPIIVVTPVFTADNLETISEVDDEIAEVYYKAGGPRLKRVPCLDARPSWITAFVEEILPALKFV